The proteins below are encoded in one region of Brassica napus cultivar Da-Ae chromosome A6, Da-Ae, whole genome shotgun sequence:
- the LOC106347958 gene encoding glutamate--tRNA ligase, chloroplastic/mitochondrial: MTSLVFNTPWLRVRSLPELAPTFLRRRQSPRRCFSVVACSSPGSNGGDSVRVRFAPSPTGNLHVGGARTALFNYLFARSKGGKFVLRIEDTDLERSTRESEAAVLQDLQWLGLDWDEGPGVGGDFGPYRQSERNALYKQYAEKLLESGQVYRCFCSSEELVKMKEIAKLKQLPPVYTGKWATASDAEVEQELEKGTPFTYRFRVPKEGSLKINDLIRGEVSWNLDTLGDFVVMRSNGQPVYNFCVTVDDATMAISHVIRAEEHLPNTLRQALIYKALEFPMPQFAHVSLILAPDRSKLSKRHGATSVGQYREMGFLPQGMVNYLALLGWGDGTENEFFTLEQLVEKFSIERVNKSGAIFDSTKLRWMNGLHLKALPSEKLTKLVGEQWKSAGILTESEGSFVDEAVELLKDGIDVVTDSDNVLLNLLSYPLHATLASPEAKPAVEDKLHEVAASLVAAYDSGEIPSALAEGQSGWQKWVKAFGKSTKRKGKSLFMPLRVLLTGKLHGPEMATSIVLISKAGSPGIVAPQAGFVSMEERFKILREMDWEALNKSESVPLESTAAAST, encoded by the exons ATGACGAGCCTCGTCTTCAACACCCCCTGGCTTAGGGTTAGGTCCTTACCGGAGCTCGCTCCCACCTTCCTCCGACGGCGTCAATCTCCACGGCGATGCTTCTCCGTGGTTGCGTGTTCGTCGCCGGGCAGCAACGGTGGTGACTCTGTCAGAGTCCGTTTCGCGCCTTCTCCCACTGGTAATCTCCATGTGGGCGGAGCAAGGACTGCTCTCTTCAACTACCTCTTCGCTAGGTCGAAAGGAGGGAAGTTTGTGCTGAGGATTGAGGATACGGATTTGGAGAGATCAACGCGTGAATCTGAAGCTGCTGTTCTTCAGGATCTCCAGTGGTTAGGTCTTGATTGGGATGAAG GTCCTGGTGTTGGTGGAGACTTTGGTCCTTATAGACAATCTGAAAGGAATGCTCTTTACAAGCAATACGCAGAGAAGCTTTTAGAGTCTGGCCAAGTTTATCGATGCTTTTGCTCCAGTGAG GAGCTTGTAAAGATGAAGGAGATTGCGAAGCTAAAACAGTTGCCTCCGGTGTATACTGGTAAATGGGCAACCGCTTCTGATGCTGAAGTAGAGCAAGAGCTAGAAAAGGGAACGCCTTTTACTTACCGGTTCCGTGTGCCGAAGGAAGGCTCTTTGAAAATTAACGACTTGATTCGTGGTGAG GTATCTTGGAACTTGGATACTCTCGGAGATTTTGTGGTGATGAGGAGTAATGGCCAGCCTGTTTACAACTTCTGTGTTACGGTAGATGATGCTACCATGGCTATTTCACATGTCATAAG GGCGGAAGAACACTTACCGAATACATTAAGGCAGGCTCTAATTTACAAG GCTCTGGAGTTTCCAATGCCTCAGTTTGCACATGTTTCTCTAATTCTAGCGCCAGATAGAAGTAAACTATCAAAGCGACATGGGGCAACTTCTGTAGGCCAG TACAGAGAGATGGGGTTTCTACCTCAGGGAATGGTGAACTACTTGGCGCTCTTAGGTTGGGGAGACGGCACTGAAAATGAATTTTTCACACTCGAGCAACTTG TTGAGAAGTTCTCCATTGAACGTGTCAACAAAAGTGGTGCGATTTTTGATTCTACAAAGTTAAG ATGGATGAATGGTCTACATCTGAAGGCACTTCCATctgaaaaattaacaaaacttGTTGGTGAGCAATGGAAGAGCGCTGGCATCTTAACGGAGTCTGAGGGAAGCTTCGTAGAT GAAGCTGTGGAGCTTCTCAAGGATGGGATTGACGTGGTGACTGATTCAGACAACGTACTTTTAAACTTGCTTTCATATCCTTTGCACGCTACACTGGCTAG CCCTGAAGCTAAGCCCGCCGTTGAAGACAAGCTTCATGAAGTAGCAGCCAGCCTCGTAGCTGCTTATGACAGCGGTGAGATTCCAAGCGCTTTAGCAGAAGGACAAAGTGGTTGGCAGAAATGGGTGAAAGCCTTTGGCAAATCAACGAAACGCAAA GGGAAATCACTTTTCATGCCACTACGTGTGTTGCTAACGGGTAAACTCCATGGACCTGAGATGGCCACTAGTATTGTTCTGATTTCCAAAGCTGGGAGTCCAGGTATTGTGGCTCCTCAGGCCGGGTTTGTGTCCATGGAAGAACGGTTTAAGATCCTTAGGGAGATGGATTGGGAAGCTTTGAACAAAAGCGAGAGTGTACCTCTTGAATCTACCGCCGCAGCATCTACCTGA
- the LOC106347959 gene encoding NAC domain-containing protein 82-like, producing MGKNSLAPGFRFHPTDVELVRYYLKRKVLGKKFMTNAIAEVDIYKFEPLDLPEKSCLRTGDLKWYFFCPRLKKYPNGGKANRSTESGYWKTTGKDRDVTYNDEVVGKIRTLIFHYGKTPRGERTDWVMHEYRLEDRTLEQRNIPQDTYVICKLFKKNGLGPRHGSEYGAPFKDEDWSDEEDIESLDPGPNKETSVVASASHSHRPEDCITGVISESCVVSDAPQLTAATVLPPLASDVVAHTPLSSSSPLLEVPHAVQDDDDFYSMLDLFVVDNDESLHLDGLNNQYEVRQETEVPVVEEAHVCLEDVDMSWIQDLSDELFVGIEELIEPSTPPAAQGGHPGDS from the exons ATGGGGAAAAATAGCTTGGCACCTGGCTTTCGGTTTCATCCCACTGATGTTGAACTTGTAAGATACTACTTGAAGAGAAAAGTTCTTGGGAAAAAGTTCATGACTAATGCCATTGCTGAGGTCGACATTTACAAGTTCGAGCCACTTGATTTACCCG AGAAGTCATGCTTAAGGACAGGAGATCTAAAGTGGTACTTCTTCTGTCCGAGGCTTAAGAAGTATCCCAACGGCGGCAAGGCAAACCGTTCTACTGAATCTGGTTACTGGAAGACCACAGGGAAAGATAGAGACGTCACTTACAATGATGAGGTCGTTGGGAAAATCAGAACTCTTATTTTTCACTACGGGAAGACGCCTCGTGGGGAACGTACTGACTGGGTCATGCATGAGTACAGACTTGAAGACAGAACATTGGAACAGAGGAATATTCCTCAG GATACTTATGTGATTTGTAAACTCTTTAAGAAGAATGGACTTGGACCAAGGCATGGATCTGAATATGGAGCTCCGTTTAAGGATGAGGATTGgagtgatgaggaagatatagAGAGTCTTGATCCTGGTCCTAACAAAGAAACCAGTGTAGTTGCTTCCGCATCACACTCACATCGTCCTGAGGATTGTATCACTGGAGTGATATCAGAATCTTGCGTCGTCTCTGATGCACCGCAACTAACTGCCGCCACAGTGCTTCCACCTCTAGCAAGTGATGTTGTAGCTCACACtcccttgtcttcttcttctcctcttcttgagGTTCCTCATGCAGTACAAGATGATGATGACTTTTATTCTATGCTGGATCTCTTTGTTGTTGATAACGACGAGTCTTTACATCTTGACGGACTCAACAACCAGTACGAG GTGAGACAGGAGACTGAGGTTCCTGTTGTGGAGGAAGCTCATGTTTGCTTAGAAGATGTCGATATGAGCTGGATACAAGACTTGAGCGATGAGCTATTCGTAGGCATAGAGGAACTGATTGAGCCATCTACTCCTCCGGCTGCTCAGGGCGGTCATCCTGGTGACTCATGA
- the LOC106348080 gene encoding phosphatidylinositol 4-kinase beta 1, which yields MSMGRFLSLVRGDSAESPREITTHSNLIGESGSNGWLIRFFDSAFFCEWIAVSYLYKHPHAGVRDYLCNRMYTLPLSGIESYLFQICYMMVHKPSPSLDKFVIDICAKSLKIALKVHWFLLAELEDSDDNEGISRIQEKCQIAATLMGEWSPLMRPQNEVSTPGSKNQVLSRLLSSKQKLFSLNLSPPSQKSLSFSPSPGRSTQDDGSQLPSEDNKIFKKLIPSPKVRDALMFRKSVDKDDEESEKEGFFKKLMRDSKGDGDEPTSNSEGFFKRLMKDNKSEDEEITNSSEGFFKRLLSSKGENEELTSSSDGLFKRLLRDNKGDEEELNANSESFFKRLLRENKNEDEESNANSEGFFKKLFRDSKNEEEKGPKAMDDEDKDGFLKKLFKDKSDDKRQANEKNETNGAVLADDKPGEEDEREGFFKKFFKEKPDDKKDIVKADDGNESEGDESPEFSLFKRLFRIHPEDAKPTSENGNTSNGLAESSPGTENFFRKLFRDRDQSVEDSEIFGSKKHKEKRPGSPRQRDDTPSGKPPLPNNTASHFRKGAYHESLEFVQALCETSYGLVDIFPIEDRKIALRESLAEINFHLSEAEITGGICFPMGRGVYRVVHIPEDESILLNSREKAPYMISVEVLKAETPSAKDTSNSQKLSKGGIPLANGDAFLQKPPPWAYPLWTTQEVYRNSADRMSLSTAQAIDQAMTPKSEVKVKLVNVSLSVENCTSALASLSDPFDDVLSEAPSTGLNTDLEWVRVVVTADPGLRMESIPDPAVPRKKEHRRVPSTVAMEEVRAAAAKGEAPPGLPLKGAGQEDSSDAQPRANGGMLKEGDALSGELWEEKRERIRKASIYGKLPGWDLRSIIVKSGDDCRQEHLAVQLISHFYDIFQEAGLPLWLRPYEVLVTSSYTALIETIPDTASIHSIKSRYPNITSLRDFFAAKYKENSPSFKLAQRNFVESMAGYSLVCYLLQIKDRHNGNLLLDEDGHIIHIDFGFMLSNSPGGVNFESAPFKLTRELLEVMDSDADGVPSEFFDYFKVLCIQGFLTCRKHAERIILLVEMLQDSGFPCFKGGPRTIQNLRKRFHLSLTEEQCVSLVLSLISSSLDAWRTRQYDYYQRVLNGIL from the exons ATGTCGATGGGAAGGTTTCTATCTCTGGTCAGAGGAGACTCGGCTGAGTCACCTCGTGAGATTACCACACACAGTAATCTCATTGGGGAGTCAGGTTCTAATGGCTGGCTTATTAGGTTTTTCGATTCTGCGTTCTTCTGCGAGTGGATTGCTGTTAGTTATCTGTACAAGCACCCTCATGCTGGTGTTAGGGATTACTTATGCAATAGGATGTATACGCTTCCCTTGTCAGGTATCGAGAGTTATCTGTTCCAGATTTGCTATATGATGGTGCACAAACCGAGCCCTTCGCTTGATAAGTTTGTGATTGATATCTGTGCTAAGTCATTGAAGATTGCGCTGAAAGTGCATTGGTTTTTGTTGGCTGAGCTGGAGGATTCTGATGATAATGAAGGTATTAGCAGGATTCAGGAGAAGTGTCAGATTGCAGCTACTCTGATGGGTGAGTGGTCTCCTCTTATGCGTCCACAGAATGAGGTTTCAACTCCTGGGAGCAAGAATCAGGTCCTAAGTAGACTGTTGTCATCGAAACAGAAGCTCTTCTCGTTGAACTTATCTCCGCCTTCCCAGAAGTCTTTGTCGTTCTCACCGTCGCCAGGGAGAAGCACGCAGGATGATGGTAGTCAATTACCTTCTGAggataataagatttttaagaaACTTATCCCAAGTCCTAAAGTTAGAGATGCTTTGATGTTTAGAAAGTCAGTTGACAAAGATGATGAAGAGAGTGAAAAGGAAGGATTCTTCAAGAAGCTCATGAGGGACAGCAAAGGTGACGGTGATGAGCCAACATCTAACTCGGAGGGTTTCTTTAAGCGCCTTATGAAAGACAATAAATCAGAAGACGAGGAGATAACAAACAGTTCTGAGGGGTTCTTTAAGAGGCTCTTAAGTAGTAAAGGAGAAAATGAGGAATTGACATCGAGTTCAGATGGGCTGTTTAAGCGGCTGTTACGAGACAATAAGGGCGATGAAGAGGAACTGAATGCAaactcagagagttttttcaaGAGGTTATTACGGGAGAATAAAAACGAGGATGAGGAGTCAAATGCAAACTCAGAAGGGTTCTTCAAGAAACTATTCCGTGACAGCAAAAACGAGGAAGAGAAAGGTCCTAAAGCAATGGATGATGAGGACAAAGATGGGTTTCTTAAGAAACTTTTCAAGGATAAATCTGATGACAAAAGACAGGCTAATGAAAAGAACGAGACGAATGGAGCAGTGCTTGCTGATGATAAACCTGGTGAAGAGGATGAAAGGGAGGGTTTCTTTAAAAAGTTCTTTAAGGAAAAGCCTGACGACAAGAAAGACATTGTCAAAGCTGATGACGGGAATGAAAGCGAGGGTGATGAATCTCCAGAATTTTCTCTGTTCAAAAGATTATTCCGTATACACCCAGAAGACGCAAAACCTACTTCAGAAAATGGAAATACCAGCAATGGCTTAGCTGAAAGCAGTCCTGGGACGGAGAACTTTTTCCGTAAATTGTTTAGAGACCGTGACCAGTCTGTTGAAGATTCTGAGATATTTGGATCAAAGAAACACAAAGAG AAGCGGCCAGGTTCACCTAGACAGCGGGATGATACTCCATCTGGTAAGCCCCCACTACCAAACAATACCGCATCACACTTCAGGAAAGGGGCTTACCATGAGTCGTTGGAGTTTGTACAAGCGTTATGTGAAACATCGTATGGCTTGGTAGATATTTTTCCCATTGAAGATCGGAAGATTGCTCTTCGGGAG TCTCTTGCAGAGATTAACTTTCATTTATCTGAAGCTGAAATCACCGGAG GAATTTGTTTTCCAATGGGGAGAGGAGTTTATCGTGTTGTTCATATTCCCGAAGACGAATCCATTCTTCTGAATTCTAGGGAAAAAGCGCCGTACATGATCTCCGTAGAAGTTTTGAAAGCAGAAACACCCag TGCTAAAGATACATCTAATTCCCAGAAGCTTTCTAAAGGGGGCATTCCATTGGCCAACGGGGATGCATTCTTGCAAAAGCCACCTCCATGGGCTTATCCACTGTGGACAACTCAGGAGGTTTATCGCAACAGTGCTGACAGAATGTCGCTATCCACTGCCCAAGCAATTGATCAAGCAATGACTCCCAAGTCAGAGGTGAAGGTGAAGCTTGTCAATGTGAGCCTCTCAGTGGAGAATTGTACTTCAGCTCTTGCATCACTGAGTGATCCATTTGATGATGTTCTGTCTGAGGCCCCCAGTACTGGTCTCAACACTGATCTTGAGTGGGTAAGGGTGGTCGTGACGGCTGACCCAGGACTTCGAATGGAAAGTATTCCTGATCCAGCAGTCCCACGTAAAAAGGAACATCGTCGTGTTCCAAGTACTGTTGCCATGGAGGAAGTAAGG GCTGCTGCAGCGAAGGGAGAGGCACCTCCAGGCCTTCCTCTCAAAGGGGCTGGTCAGGAGGATTCCTCAGATGCACAACCAAGG GCCAATGGCGGAATGTTAAAGGAAGGGGATGCCTTATCAGGTGAACTTTGGGAGGAAAAGCGAGAGAGAATTCGTAAAGCTTCAATATACGGAAAATTACCCGGTTGGGACCTGCGTTCT ATCATAGTGAAGAGCGGTGATGACTGTCGGCAGGAACATCTTGCTGTGCAACTCATTTCTCACTTTTATG ACATATTCCAGGAAGCAGGTCTACCCCTCTGGTTACGTCCTTATGAAGTTTTGGTTACATCTTCGTATACTGCCCTTATAGAAACAATTCCAGATACG GCTTCTATTCATTCTATTAAAAGTAGATATCCCAACATCACGAGCCTACGTGATTTCTTTGCTGCAAAGTATAAAGAAAACTCTCCGAGTTTTAAGCTCGCCCAG AGGAATTTTGTTGAGAGTATGGCCGGATATTCTTTGGTGTGTTACCTTCTGCAG ATAAAAGATCGTCATAATGGAAACCTTCTCTTGGATGAAGATGGTCACATCATACACattgattttggttttatgCTTTCGAATTCTCCTGGTGGTGTGAACTTTGAGAGTGCTCCGTTTAAGTTAACACGTGAACTTCTTGAA GTCATGGACTCTGATGCCGATGGGGTTCCAAGTGAGTTCTTTGACTATTTCAAG GTGCTGTGCATTCAAGGATTCCTTACATGTAGAAAGCACGCTGAGCGAATTATTCTCTTAGTTGAAATGCTACAG GACTCGGGTTTCCCTTGCTTCAAAGGTGGTCCACGGACCATTCAGAACCTAAGAAAACGGTTCCATCTAAGCTTAACCGAAGAG CAATGTGTCTCTTTGGTGCTTTCTCTCATCAGCAGTAGCTTAGATGCTTGGCGCACACGGCAGTATGATTACTACCAAAGGGTCTTAAATGGAATATTGTGA
- the LOC106348079 gene encoding non-specific lipid transfer protein GPI-anchored 31-like codes for MATSFSAATPFVFILLLSISSVTVHGASHHHTAAPAPAVDCSTLIINMADCLDFVTAGGTSAKPKSSCCAGLKTVLKADAECLCEAFKNSAAFGITLNMTKAATLPTACKLHAPSISNCGLSMTPTVAPGLAPGGAVAAGPGAAGTTLAPTPSQGNDGSCLIPISLTTLFSALFFVLFLSRV; via the exons ATGGCCACTTCCTTCTCCGCCGCGACGCCTTTTGTTttcatcctcctcctctccATCTCCTCCGTCACCGTTCACGGCGCATCTCACCACCACACGGCGGCTCCGGCTCCGGCTGTAGACTGTTCGACTCTCATAATCAACATGGCGGATTGTTTGGACTTCGTCACGGCCGGAGGCACGTCGGCGAAACCGAAGAGTTCGTGTTGCGCGGGGCTTAAGACAGTGCTTAAGGCTGACGCAGAGTGTCTTTGTGAGGCGTTTAAAAACAGTGCTGCTTTTGGAATCACCTTGAACATGACCAAGGCTGCTACACTTCCCACCGCATGCAAGCTTCATGCTCCTTCTATTTCTAACTGTGGAT TGTCTATGACTCCTACTGTGGCTCCAG GTCTTGCTCCAGGAGGTGCGGTTGCTGCTGGACCCGGCGCAGCTGGAACAACCCTAGCTCCAACCCCGTCTCAAGGGAACGACGGATCTTGCTTGATTCCGATCTCGCTCACCACCCTATTTAGCGCTTTATTCTTCGTATTGTTCTTGTCTCGTGTGTAA
- the LOC106351921 gene encoding peroxidase 69-like, translated as MGRSYTLLFILVTILVLVAAATAQGNRGSSRGGGGRRPRVGYYGNRCRNVESIVASVVRAHVRSNPANAPGILRMHFHDCFVRGCDGSVLLAGNTSERTAVPNRSLRGFEAIEEAKARLEVACPRTVSCADILTLAAREAVVLTGGQGWRVPLGRLDGRISQASDVILPGPFDPVDKQKRDFAAKTLNTIDLVTLVGGHTIGTAGCGLVRGRFFNFNGTGQPDPSINPRFVPLVQNRCPLTGDASARVDLDDGSVGRFDTSFLRNVRSSRVVLQSDLVLWRDPETRAIIERLLGLRRPSLRFGTEFGKSMVKMSLIDVKTGSDGEIRRVCSRIN; from the exons ATGGGTCGCAGTTATACCTTACTATTCATTCTAGTAACGATTTTAGTATTGGTTGCAGCTGCAACTGCACAAGGAAATCGTGGTTCAAGCCGTGGAGGTGGTGGTCGAAGACCACGTGTTGGGTATTATGGCAATAGATGCCGAAACGTAGAGTCCATCGTGGCTTCGGTGGTTCGAGCACATGTCCGGTCCAACCCGGCTAATGCACCCGGGATTTTGCGTATGCATTTTCACGATTGCTTTGTTCGTGGCTGCGATGGCTCAGTTCTCCTCGCTGGTAATACTAGCGAGAGAACCGCCGTTCCAAACCGTTCATTGAGAGGGTTTGAAGCTATTGAAGAAGCTAAGGCTAGGCTTGAGGTTGCTTGTCCTAGAACTGTTTCTTGCGCTGATATCCTCACCCTTGCTGCACGCGAAGCTGTTGTTTTG ACCGGTGGTCAGGGGTGGCGAGTGCCATTGGGACGTCTGGACGGCCGAATCTCGCAAGCCTCAGACGTGATCTTACCCGGACCGTTCGACCCCGTCGACAAGCAGAAGCGAGACTTCGCTGCTAAAACTCTCAACACAATAGACCTCGTAACTCTTGTTG GCGGACACACAATAGGAACTGCTGGTTGCGGTTTGGTAAGAGGCAGGTTCTTTAACTTCAACGGCACCGGACAACCCGACCCATCAATCAATCCGAGGTTCGTACCATTGGTTCAGAATCGATGCCCTCTAACCGGAGACGCATCAGCCCGAGTCGACTTAGACGATGGTAGTGTTGGCAGGTTTGACACATCGTTCCTAAGGAACGTGAGGTCAAGCCGTGTGGTTCTCCAATCCGACCTAGTCTTATGGAGGGACCCCGAGACTCGAGCCATCATAGAACGGTTATTAGGCTTACGCCGACCATCACTGAGGTTTGGAACAGAGTTCGGGAAGTCGATGGTCAAGATGAGTCTTATAGACGTTAAGACAGGATCAGATGGGGAGATTCGTCGGGTTTGCTCTAGGATCAACTGA
- the LOC106350443 gene encoding F-box protein At2g35280-like, giving the protein MAGNRDLSNLELMPIDMQTEIISRVARHSRRAVRNLLAAVPPLARSAAVPIVYRNLNIHPLTVHPQAALQRYQSLIENCLASGNLQAHYVRGIQQYFHHQNVNGGLLHLQIAAEGSYEKVVYLYGVIMLAKGETAIGQAMLDTLGWRQSKNRADRCWRRVKRSLHGIRVTRLESYMTAYHNTRETIACHIDNIHERCDTCYCYEQLTKFVYMM; this is encoded by the coding sequence ATGGCCGGAAACAGAGATCTCTCTAACCTCGAACTCATGCCAATTGATATGCAAACAGAAATCATTTCACGTGTAGCAAGGCACTCCAGGAGAGCAGTCCGCAATCTCTTGGCTGCGGTTCCTCCTCTTGCCCGCTCCGCGGCAGTTCCTATTGTCTATAGGAACCTCAATATCCACCCGTTAACCGTTCATCCACAAGCTGCGTTACAAAGGTACCAAAGTCTTATAGAAAATTGCCTCGCAAGCGGTAACTTGCAAGCTCATTACGTACGGGGGATACAACAATATTTCCACCACCAAAACGTCAATGGAGGCTTGCTACATCTTCAGATCGCAGCAGAAGGATCGTACGAAAAAGTTGTTTACCTTTATGGTGTAATAATGCTAGCTAAGGGAGAAACGGCAATTGGACAAGCAATGTTAGATACCCTTGGATGGAGACAAAGCAAAAACCGAGCTGACAGGTGCTGGAGAAGGGTCAAGCGCTCACTCCATGGAATAAGAGTCACAAGACTTGAGTCTTACATGACTGCTTACCATAACACAAGGGAGACCATCGCATGCCACATAGACAATATTCACGAGCGATGTGATACGTGCTACTGTTATGAGCAATTAACAAAGTTTGTTTACATGATGTAA